aaatttaaatttaaaatcttttcaaatataagataaaaaaaaattcatcctttAATAATTGGATACAAGTTAGCAATGTGAGTCATAAAAGCCCTGCCCTGCCCCTGCCTTTGCTTTGGCCAATTAGGCCCAGGTGAGATCAAACATGAGACCATAAATGAGTTGGTCCCtgctctccctccctctctctctctctctctctctctctctctctctctattctttcTTAAATTTTGAACGGGCAATGCCCAGTGGCCAAGATGAAGTCTGTGTTATTCAACCGTTGCAACTTAAATTACTCACATGATCTTTGCCTCTTTATCCTCGTTCTTAAATTTCTCTCcattccttttcttattttccttgaaTTTCTTCAATCGCCCCTCCAAATTTCTACAATTAGCAAAACAGTCCTTCTCATCAACTGCAAAAGCCAAAACAGAGTAGAAAGCAGAGCAACCCAAGAGGCAATGAATATCTCCGCAGTCCACATGATGAAAGCCAGAGGAGGAGGGCAAAAAAAGAGTAATAATAGTTTTGTATTTATCACCTATGAGGAGGACTACTTTTGAAAATGCCATTCAAGTTGGGTTTTTTTTAGATGATTAAAAATGTAGCACTACTCAATGTGTTCAAATTATTTACCACAACAATAATAAAGTCAAGCTTAATTTTACACTACACACAATATTGTCAAAATAAGTTTTGTAgttgtattaataattattacgATTGCATCACATAGTAATTTTGAAGAGTAAAAGACATAATGTGATGTCATCTActcataaatttataatttatactttagGTAGATAAGAGTATATATCAATAGTAAAGTTAATTTTTAGGCATGAGTGCTTTGAAAAATTGAAGAAACTTGAAAggacaaaaattaaaaaagaagagTCTTAAGAGATATAATTTATAAATAGGCATTTAATATACAACAAGATTTTCGggaactttttttttaaaaaaaggggggGCAGGTGCTCCTCTTAATTTTACACCTACTCATAATATTTTAAATGGACTATATTAATCCACAAAAACTACAACATATTGTAACATATCCTtaagattaatgaaaaaaattagaGGCATACAAAGAAATATGAtgtttaaaaattgaaaagcccattaaaaatttggagagatatgtttgagaactttttttaaaaaaaatttgtgtatTTACACAAAAAattgttttgattttttgttATGTTCATTCAAAACAATTCTTTAATTTATGCATAACCTCTctcactttatttttttttcctaacaTTTTATTGCAGCCATCATCCTATGATTGTGATGTGCGAACCTAAATCCACAGCTACCCAAACATGTAGATTTGAGGGgtagaaacaaaagaaaaaaggcaAAATTAGACAGTGGCAAAGCCCTAAAATTGAAGCCTTGATTTGGACAACCCAACCCCAACCCCATGAaattgaaaaaaggaaaaaaaaatgttaaagcaTGAGATGGGACAGGTATATAAAAATGGCGCAACATTAATATATAATGGAGTTTGTGATTGACAAAAACTACTGTTACATTCAGTTGGTGTGAGTGTGAGTGGGAGAGCATTTACTAACATTGAATTGTGCAAACCAACACTTAAATACACACCCTATAGGTCCTACCAGAACCCCATCTGCCCTCCACCCCCACCTCCCCTGTTTCCTTCCTCTCCCTTTTAAATTCCATTTCCCTGCTTAATCCCTCTGATCCCCATCACTACCACCACCCCCAAATTCCAACATTCTCAGAAGGAAAACCCAGTTACCGATTTAAATTCAACAGCTTGGAGACCAAAATCTCGGGTGAAATGAGCAAGAAATTAATGAAGATCCCTTCTCTGTTCAAGAACAGGGGAGACCCAAAGCACCATCCATGGCAGTGGCCTTCCTGCAAGCACCCCAAGACGCATTCTTTCCGGGCCGGCGGCGAGACCATGTTCCGGACTGTGAACTCTGTCTTCCTCGACGGGGTCGACACGCCTGAGTCGTTGTTCACGAACTCGTCGGAGTCGGCCAGTTGCTGGATGGAATTGGAGGAGCTCTGTTCCGGCGAGGAGTCCCTGGAGATGATCGTGCGCGGCGGGGCGCGGGCAGAGAGGTTGTTCTTCGAGCCACGCGGCGGCACGAGCTCGATCCTGGAGGCGGCGAAGGCCGGCGGAGAGTCTCCGTTCGGGGAAAGCGTGATGCTGGCTATGGAGTCGGAGGATCCGTATGGGGATTTTCGGAGGTCCATGGAGGAGATGGTGGAGTGTCACGGGTTGAAGGATTGGGAGTACTTGGAGCAGTTGCTGGGGTGCTATCTGAGGATGAATGGGAGAAATAATCATGGATTTATAGTGGGGGCCTTCATTGATTTGCTGTTTGGTCTTTCTTCTAGCTCCGACGCTGGTTCTGCTAGTTCTTTTTCCACTGCTGTTTCTTCTCTGTCTTCTCCTCTTTCTGCTGCTTCGTCTAGTTCGTTTGGTGGCCAGAAGGAGAGTAGCGTGAAAGAGAAGATGGTCGTGATGCCTGAGCCTATGTAGTATATGTGTATAATTTTTTTCCTGTGTATATTGGTAGTTACAAGCAGAATTGGAAAATGAAGATGGAACAAAGAGATCCAGGCTGACCTGTGACCTATTATTAGTTTTAAGCTAATGGAGATCAATGCGGATCATGAATGCCCTTTGCAACATTTTTTTGTATAATAGTTTTAAGCTAGTGCCAATGAATTTTAGAGATcaaacacctctctctctctcacacacacacactctctctctctccctcagcAGTCCAATGATTTAAATTTCAGATTGAGATTTCCAAGAAGTCATTGTACTCAAATCATATATTTAGTCCAAAACACTCGAACCTAATAAGCTTGCTAactaaagaaagaagaaaaaagatgTCATTTTCATATTTTGGATGAAACACAACCATGAGCTAGCTTTGGAAAATGGTAATCTCGGCTTATTTTCAACAGGCAACACTCAACAGGCAGGGATGGAATGGATAATATCTCTTACTGGGTCTGTTCTAAGTAGGCCTATCCGAGACTCCTTGAACTAAATAATCTGTCCCAATATCTCACGGCAATTGAATAATAGAGTACAGTATGTCTCTCGTTCGTTGAATACAGGTGTTATCCCctatttattaaatgaaaatgCCTGCGCACATGGTACGTTGAAACCTCTTACCTACTAAGCTCATTCCAATTGTGTCACGCCAAAAATTCACATTGACCAAAAAATCAAAAGGAACACAATTAAAATTTGGCACAAACTTGAAGCAACCATGTTCACATTCAAAGAACAGATTCGAGAGACAGGGCAGAGGGAGCTTCAATCCTGCAAGCTTCACATCATTCACAATAATTCAACTATGGCAAGACCATCCCATTACATGCCACCCGGAAGAAGGACTATGCACGGTTTGCCCCAAGCTCGAGCATTTCATCTCAAAAAAGTCTACATTTCTCAGCTTTAATTATTTGGGATCTTCACGGTTTTACCCTTAAAAAGGGGTCTCGCGCAATCGATTTCGATCATGACCCAATAAGCCTGAGTTTTCTTCAATCTCAATTCATATAATTACGTAATTACTTGTATATTCTAATTAAGCTATTACCAATTCCGTGATTGCAGAACTTGTTTCTGTATTTCTCTCCCAAGTCATTGAATCATTGGGATACATTGTGTTTGTTTGAAAATGGCTGCAGCCGACTATGATGCTTGGTTCACTCATTTGCCTGCGGCATCAACAACCATGTTTAGACAACTAGGTCCTAAGACTCTGTGCAGGGTATCCATGAAAGATGCCTGCAGCATGGACCACCAGAGCAGATGTAATTTTCGGATGAGATTTCAATCTCCATTTCAGAAGCCAATAACAGGGGACAGGGTCCTCCCTAGGGATCCTCAAGGGCAGTCCCCAAACAAAGACTGAACAAAACAACCAAAGCTTGATCTAGAGATTATAACTTTTGGCCCAGAGACCCAGAAGAAGGATGCTGCTGTTTAGTTTACAATTTTCAAGAATGAAGATCTTTTACTATTAATTTGCAGCTTTAGATGTGAAAAAAGTATGATTAAATCCATATTTGACGTGATTTCTTCCCtcccaaaattttcataaatatattataGTCAGGGATTTTCAATTATCATGATCTTTACATCCATAACCTTtatgcagaaaaataaataattcataaattatAAACTTTACATACCAGAATCGGCCATATCAAACCTATAGAAATGAACACCCGGACAATCCGAAAaaatcgtttctcccacttttcctctttctcttttcttccttcACCAAATCTATGGGATCTCTTGATAATTAGAGAAGTAGAgacagagagaggacaattcctttcttcctatcttttctttgcAGCTAATTACCATGTAGCTAACCTCTTAGAACTTAAGAGCTtaacttttcctttctcttcttttgtTCTCTCTTTTTCTTACCCTTAGGGCTTAGCTTAATGTATAGAATGCCCTTATAGCTACtcccataatagtagctaatattatatacatatatatctatatgtatTTATGCataggaatctcttcaaacttccaccattaattacttatattaaataaactaacccTTTAATTAATCCATACAACCATTAAttatatccttatcatatgggatAGATACCCTACTTGTAggacccatatcattcatgtgagacatatcctttgggatataaatcctacattctcccacttgatccatatgaatgatattaatatggattaataaataaccataatgtgcacaaaacattagtttatttatacttttcaatgagattaccataatatcataattaagcaaCCCATTAGTACGAGTCATGGCCGTAAATATCATTAAAGCGACATCTTTCCTTCCATGTACCACAATACTAATAAACCACTTAATTATGATCTATAATAGGAAGTTACCATATTGTCCctgtaatgtctttgtcaaagaccatttctGTTCAACAGTGAACCATCTCCATAATCACGTGATTATGGTAAACAGAAATAATGTTCagaaacacttttattgatatcattatatattttatagaacaaaacataaagatgCACTATGATACATTaaggattacaacaaagacccatgtgatcagcatgttcTTTAAATGCCTTTTGTGTCAATCCTTTCGTTAAAGGATCTGCCATCATGAGCTCAgtccttatatgttctataagtaCTGTCTGTTTCCGAACTTCCTCCTTAACGGCCAAATACTTTAGCTTCATATGCGTAGCACCATTAGAGTATTTGtcgtttttggagaaaaagattgctgcggaattatcacaataaattctcagcGGCCTGACTATACTGTCGACAATCCCAAGTCCTGAGATAAAGTTCCGCAACCACAAAGCCAGAATCGTGGCCTCAAAGCAcgccacaaattcagcttccatagtagatgctgcTATGATAGTTTGTTTAGCGCttttccatgatattgctcctccagCTAACAGGAACAAATAGCCATACATTGACTTACGACTATTAACGCATCCAGCAAAATCTGAGTCAGAGTAGCCAACCACCTCCAACTGATCTGTTCTCTTATATGTGAGCATACAGTGTCTGGTTCCT
This region of Malania oleifera isolate guangnan ecotype guangnan chromosome 10, ASM2987363v1, whole genome shotgun sequence genomic DNA includes:
- the LOC131165261 gene encoding transcription repressor OFP13, with the protein product MSKKLMKIPSLFKNRGDPKHHPWQWPSCKHPKTHSFRAGGETMFRTVNSVFLDGVDTPESLFTNSSESASCWMELEELCSGEESLEMIVRGGARAERLFFEPRGGTSSILEAAKAGGESPFGESVMLAMESEDPYGDFRRSMEEMVECHGLKDWEYLEQLLGCYLRMNGRNNHGFIVGAFIDLLFGLSSSSDAGSASSFSTAVSSLSSPLSAASSSSFGGQKESSVKEKMVVMPEPM
- the LOC131166544 gene encoding secreted RxLR effector protein 161-like; this translates as MEHWKAAKKVLRYLKGTRHCMLTYKRTDQLEVVGYSDSDFAGCVNSRKSMYGYLFLLAGGAISWKSAKQTIIAASTMEAEFVACFEATILALWLRNFISGLGIVDTIFFSKNDKYSNGATHMKLKYLAVKEEVRKQTVLIEHIRTELMMADPLTKGLTQKAFKEHADHMGLCCNP